A window of Sebastes umbrosus isolate fSebUmb1 chromosome 3, fSebUmb1.pri, whole genome shotgun sequence contains these coding sequences:
- the smarca5 gene encoding SWI/SNF-related matrix-associated actin-dependent regulator of chromatin subfamily A member 5 has protein sequence MSELLSCMEQREEPTVVAEGAAAAAGAAEGKSDSSDAGKESSSDAGADGQDASSSTKDSAPGYEEKVQTDRTNRFEYLLKQTELFAHFIQPAAQKTPTSPLKMKPGRPRIKKDEKQNLLSAGDNRHRRTEQEEDEELLSESTKTTNVCTRFDNSPSYVKCGKMRDYQVRGLNWLISLYENGINGILADEMGLGKTLQTISLLGYMKHYRNIPGPHMVLVPKSTLYNWMNEFKRWVPSLRAVCLIGDREERNALIRDVLLPGEWDVCVTSYEMLIIEKAVFKKFNWRYLVIDEAHRIKNEKSKLSEIVREFKTTNRLLLTGTPLQNNLHELWALLNFLLPDVFNSADDFDSWFDTNNCLGDTKLVERLHTVLRPFLLRRIKADVEKTLLPKKEIKMYVGLSKMQREWYTKILMKDIDILNSAGKMDKMRLLNVLMQLRKCCNHPYLFDGAEPGPPYTTDLHLVVNSGKMVVLDKLLPKMKKQGSRVLIFSQMTRVLDILEDYCMWRNYGYCRLDGQTPHEERQISINVFNEPNSPKFIFMLSTRAGGLGINLATADVVILYDSDWNPQVDLQAMDRAHRIGQQKQVRVFRFITENTVEERIVERAEMKLRLDSIVIQQGRLVDPTANKLGKDEMLSIIRHGATHVFASKESEITDDDIDAILERGERKTMEMKEKLSSLGESTLRNFTMDTENSSVYKFEGEDYREKKKVISNWIEPPKRERKANYAVDAYFREALRVSEPKAPKAPRPPKQPNVQDFQFFPPRLFELLEKEILFYRKTIGYKVPRNPEMPNSATLQKEEQGKIDEAEALSEEELEEKENLLQQGFTIWNKRDFNQFIKANEKWGRDDIENIAREVEGKTPEEVMEYSAVFWERCNELQDIEKIMAQIERGEARIQRRISIKKALDSKIGRYKAPFHQLRISYGTNKGKNYTEEEDRFLICMLHKLGFDKESVYDELRQCIRNSPQFRFDWFLKSRTAMELQRRCNTLITLIERENMELEEREKAEKKKRGPKSTSAVKRKSEATPDGRGRRKKLKL, from the exons ATGTCTGAGCTGCTGAGCTGCATGGAGCAGCGGGAAGAGCCGACGGTAGTAGCTGAAGGAGCCGCAGCAGCCGCAGGAGCAGCGGAG GGGAAGTCTGATTCTTCAGATGCTGGAAAAGAGTCGTCTTCAGATGCCGGGGCCGACGGACAAGATGCCTCTTCATCCACTAAAGATTCTGCTCCGGGGTATGAGGAGAAAGTG CAAACAGACCGGACCAACAGATTTGAGTACCTGTTGAAGCAAACAGAGCTGTTTGCTCATTTCATCCAACCAGCCGCGCAGAAGACCCCGACCTCCCCCCTGAAGATGAAGCCAGGACGTCCTCGCATCAAGAAAGATGAGAAACAGAACCTGCTGTCTGCCGGAGA CAACCGGCATCGCCGCACCGAgcaagaggaagatgaagagctTCTGAGCGAGAGCACCAAGACGACTAATGTCTGCACTCGCTTTGATAACTCTCCCTCCT ATGTCAAATGTGGAAAAATGAGAGACTATCAGGTCCGTGGTCTGAACTGGCTCATCTCTTTGTATGAGAATGGCATCAACGGCATCCTCGCTGATGAAATG GGTTTGGGGAAGACTCTGCAGACTATTTCCCTGCTGGGTTACATGAAGCACTACAGAAACATCCCCGGTCCCCACATGGTGCTGGTGCCCAAGTCCACCCTGTACAACTGGATGAACGAGTTCAAGAGATGGGTGCCTTCACTCCGCGCCGTCTGCCTGATCggagacagagaagagagg AATGCCCTGATCAGAGACGTGCTGCTGCCTGGAGAATGGGACGTGTGTGTCACATCCTACGAGATGCTCATCATTGAAAAGGCGGTGTTCAAAAAGTTCAACTGGAGGTACTTGGTCATCGACGAAGCCCACAGAATCAAGAACGAGAAGTCAAAG CTGTCGGAGATTGTGCGAGAATTTAAGACCACCAATCGCTTGTTGCTGACTGGAACACCCCTCCAAAACAACCTTCACGAGCTGTGGGCTCTGCTGAACTTCCTGCTGCCTGATGTCTTTAACTCTGCAGAT GATTTTGATTCCTGGTTTGACACAAACAACTGCCTGGGTGATACGAAGTTGGTCGAACGTCTTCACACT GTTCTGCGTCCTTTCTTGCTTCGTCGTATAAAAGCCGACGTAGAGAAGACTCTGCTTCCGAAAAAAGAGATCAAGATGTATGTGGGCCTGAGTAAGATGCAGCGAGAGTG GTACACAAAGATCCTGATGAAAGACATTGACATTTTGAACTCGGCGGGTAAGATGGACAAGATGCGTCTGCTGAACGTTCTCATGCAGCTGAGGAAATGCTGTAACCATCCATACCTGTTCGACGGGGCCGAGCCGGGTCCCCCGTACACGACTGACCTCCACTTGGTGGTGAACAGCGGCAAGATGGTGGTGCTGGACAAGCTGCTACCCAAGATGAAGAAGCAGG GTTCTCGTGTGCTCATCTTCAGTCAGATGACCAGGGTGCTGGACATCTTGGAGGACTACTGCATGTGGAGGAACTACGGCTACTGCCGCCTGGATGGCCAGACGCCGCACGAGGAGAGACAG atctcTATCAACGTATTCAACGAGCCCAACAGTCCCAAGTTCATCTTCATGTTGAGCACCAGGGCTGGAGGGCTGGGTATCAACCTGGCTACAGCGGATGTGGTCATCCTGTACGACTCAGACTGGAACCCCCAGGTCGACCTTCAGGCCATG GACCGAGCTCACAGGATTGGTCAGCAGAAGCAGGTGCGAGTCTTTCGTTTCATCACTGAAAACACAGTGGAGGAGAGGATTGTGGAGAGGGCCGAAATGAAACTGCGCCTGGACTCCATTGTGATCCAGCAAG GAAGACTTGTGGATCCAACCGCAAACAAGCTGGGCAAGGACGAGATGCTGTCCATCATCCGTCACGGTGCCACACACGTGTTTGCCTCCAAAGAGAGCGAGATCACAGATGACGACATTGATGCGATCCTGGAGAGAGGTGAAAGGAAG ACTATGGAGATGAAGGAGAAGCTGTCTTCACTGGGCGAGAGCACTCTGAGAAACTTCACCATGGACACAGAGAACAGCAGCGTGTACAAGTTTGAAGGAGAAGATtatagagagaagaaaaag GTCATTAGCAACTGGATCGAGCCGCCcaagagagaaaggaaagccAATTACGCTGTGGACGCCTACTTCAGAGAGGCTCTGCGAGTCAGTGAGCCCAAAGCACCCAAG GCTCCTCGTCCTCCCAAGCAGCCAAACGTCCAGGACTTCCAGTTCTTCCCTCCACGTCTCTTTGAGCTTCTAGAAAAGGAGATTCTGTTCTACAGAAAGACGATAGGCTACAAG GTTCCCCGTAATCCAGAAATGCCAAATTCAGCGACGCTCCAGAAAGAAGAGCAGGGGAAGATCGATGAGGCTGAGGCTCTCTCAGAGGaggaactggaggagaaggagaaccTGCTGCAACAG GGATTTACTATTTGGAACAAACGTGACTTCAACCAGTTCATCAAAGCCAACGAGAAGTGGGGAAGAGATGATATTGAGAACATCGCCAGAGAAGTCGAGGGAAAAACTCCAGAGGAAGTCATGGAATACTCTG CTGTATTCTGGGAGCGCTGCAATGAGCTGCAGGATATCGAGAAGATCATGGCCCagatagagagaggagaggccaGGATCCAGAGAAGGATCAGCATCAAGAAAGCCCTGGACTCTAAG ATCGGTCGCTACAAGGCTCCCTTCCATCAGCTCCGTATCTCCTACGGCACCAACAAAGGCAAGAACTacacggaggaggaggaccgcTTCCTTATCTGTATGCTACACAAGCTGGGCTTCGACAAGGAGAGCGTGTACGACGAGCTGCGTCAGTGCATCCGCAACTCGCCTCAGTTCCGCTTCGACTGGTTCCTCAAATCCAGGACTGCCATG gagcTCCAGAGGCGATGCAACACCCTGATTACACTGATCGAGAGGGAGAAcatggagctggaggagagggagaaggcgGAGAAGAAGAAACGCGGCCCAAAGAGCACCTCG GCCGTGAAACGGAAGTCAGAGGCAACCCCAGATGGTCGTGGACGCAGGAAAAAGCTCAAGTTGTGA